A genomic segment from Luteolibacter flavescens encodes:
- the dusB gene encoding tRNA dihydrouridine synthase DusB has translation MELTFPLVLPWFQNGAFPLYLAPMAGVTDLVFRQICKELGADVMVTEFVSAEGIMQADERTRKYTEFTDEQRPVGVQLFGGDGERMGEAAKKIIGWKQPDFIDINFGCPVNKVVAKNGGSSLLKDCPTLASVASGVKKGVAGEVPVTAKMRIGWDDKTINAVEVCRILEDCGMEAIAVHGRTRSQGYSGEANWDVIHACAQAVKIPVIGNGDISTGADLERRKRETAVSGVMIGRAAMQNPWVFREAKHYLQTGQALPPVPLEDRWALVLRHCRLAVSSARYGAEKHAMMSMRARLMAYCKGFPGAKELRQRLAQVQSVAEVEDIAALSLATAADMASA, from the coding sequence ATGGAACTTACCTTCCCCCTCGTGCTCCCTTGGTTCCAAAACGGCGCTTTCCCCCTCTACCTCGCCCCCATGGCCGGGGTGACGGACCTGGTCTTCCGCCAGATCTGCAAGGAACTCGGCGCGGACGTCATGGTCACCGAATTCGTCTCCGCCGAGGGCATCATGCAGGCCGACGAGCGCACGCGGAAGTACACCGAATTCACCGACGAGCAGCGCCCCGTGGGCGTGCAGCTCTTCGGCGGCGATGGCGAGCGCATGGGCGAGGCCGCGAAGAAAATCATCGGCTGGAAGCAGCCCGACTTCATCGACATCAACTTCGGCTGCCCCGTGAACAAGGTCGTCGCCAAGAACGGCGGCTCCTCCCTGCTCAAGGACTGCCCCACCCTCGCCTCCGTCGCCTCCGGCGTGAAAAAGGGCGTCGCGGGAGAAGTCCCCGTCACCGCGAAGATGCGCATCGGCTGGGACGACAAGACCATCAATGCCGTGGAAGTCTGCCGCATCCTCGAGGACTGCGGCATGGAAGCCATCGCCGTCCACGGCCGCACCCGCTCCCAGGGCTACTCCGGCGAGGCGAATTGGGACGTCATCCACGCATGCGCCCAGGCCGTGAAGATCCCCGTCATCGGGAATGGCGACATCTCCACCGGTGCCGACCTGGAGCGGCGGAAGCGCGAGACCGCCGTCTCCGGCGTCATGATCGGCCGCGCCGCCATGCAGAATCCCTGGGTCTTCCGCGAGGCAAAGCACTACCTCCAGACCGGCCAGGCCCTCCCGCCCGTGCCCCTCGAGGACCGCTGGGCGCTCGTCCTCAGGCACTGCCGCCTCGCCGTCAGCAGCGCCCGCTACGGCGCCGAGAAGCACGCCATGATGTCCATGCGCGCCCGCCTCATGGCCTACTGCAAGGGCTTCCCCGGGGCAAAGGAGCTGCGCCAGCGCCTCGCCCAGGTGCAATCCGTCGCCGAGGTGGAAGACATTGCCGCTCTGTCACTCGCCACCGCTGCAGATATGGCGTCCGCCTGA